In Bacillus toyonensis BCT-7112, a single window of DNA contains:
- a CDS encoding GntR family transcriptional regulator, with translation MKIEFSPNTPIYIQVMEYIKKEIVVGHLSPGDKIPSVRELASELQVNPNTIQRTFQELERDGVVVTRRGMGRYVTNEGEKIMELRKDMAKELLHSFIDGMDNLGFSEDEILSILRSSLHEKREESE, from the coding sequence ATGAAAATAGAATTTTCTCCAAATACACCCATTTACATTCAGGTAATGGAATACATAAAAAAAGAAATTGTAGTTGGGCATTTATCGCCTGGTGATAAAATTCCCTCTGTACGTGAATTAGCGAGTGAATTACAAGTAAATCCAAATACAATTCAACGAACATTTCAAGAATTGGAACGGGATGGTGTTGTTGTAACGCGTAGAGGAATGGGACGATATGTAACGAATGAAGGGGAGAAAATTATGGAGCTGCGCAAAGATATGGCGAAAGAATTACTTCATTCTTTTATAGATGGAATGGATAACTTAGGGTTTTCAGAAGACGAAATCCTTTCAATTCTTCGTTCTTCCTTACATGAGAAGAGGGAGGAGAGCGAATGA
- a CDS encoding putrescine aminotransferase, with the protein MGTNVENKLNEQDVKGSNVNEYITKVLQLIEKEKVSEEEANWIQKETVDGFREHVNPGFLAYRKTVTKDGQFAAVEWSDEGSCFMDINGKKYIDCLGGFGIYNVGHRNPKVVKAVTDQLKRQALHSQDLLDPLRAILAKILADITPGDLKYAFFTNSGTESVEAALKLAKMYSERTTFISTTRAFHGKSLGALSGTAKGMFRKPFLPLIPGFRHVPFGDIDMMRKTFETCALVGEDVATVILEPIQGEGGIILPPENYLKQVRELCDEFGSLLIFDEVQTGMGRTGKMFAAELYDVVPDIICLAKAFGGGVMPAGAIVAKEKVFQSWFENPFMHTTTFGGNPLACAAAIATIHVLLEEKLPERAAEVGAYFLNGLKQAAEGHEDKIFEIRGQGLMIGIEFHKDEIGYEVSKAMFDQGILVAGTLINSKTIRIEPSLTISYEEVDTVINTFKSVLAQVKGK; encoded by the coding sequence ATGGGAACGAACGTGGAAAATAAATTGAATGAACAAGATGTAAAAGGTTCAAATGTAAATGAGTATATTACGAAAGTACTACAGTTAATTGAAAAAGAAAAAGTTTCTGAAGAAGAAGCAAACTGGATTCAAAAAGAAACAGTAGATGGATTTAGAGAGCATGTGAATCCTGGTTTTCTAGCATATAGAAAAACAGTAACAAAGGATGGACAATTTGCGGCAGTAGAATGGTCTGATGAAGGATCTTGTTTTATGGATATTAATGGTAAAAAATATATTGACTGTTTAGGTGGATTCGGAATTTACAATGTTGGTCACCGTAATCCGAAAGTAGTAAAAGCTGTGACAGATCAACTAAAGCGTCAAGCATTACACAGTCAAGATTTACTAGATCCACTTCGAGCGATTCTTGCAAAGATTTTAGCGGATATTACACCTGGTGATTTGAAATATGCCTTCTTCACAAATAGTGGAACTGAAAGTGTAGAGGCAGCATTAAAACTAGCAAAAATGTATAGTGAACGAACAACTTTCATTTCTACAACTCGTGCTTTTCATGGTAAGAGCCTTGGTGCTTTATCTGGGACGGCAAAAGGAATGTTCCGCAAGCCATTTTTACCATTAATTCCGGGTTTCCGTCATGTCCCATTTGGCGATATTGATATGATGAGAAAAACATTTGAGACATGCGCATTAGTGGGAGAAGATGTTGCAACAGTTATTTTAGAACCAATTCAAGGAGAGGGCGGTATTATTTTACCTCCAGAAAATTATTTGAAACAAGTACGAGAGCTTTGTGATGAGTTTGGATCACTCCTTATTTTCGATGAAGTGCAAACTGGAATGGGACGTACAGGGAAAATGTTTGCAGCGGAATTATATGATGTTGTGCCGGATATTATTTGTCTGGCGAAGGCATTTGGTGGAGGCGTCATGCCAGCAGGAGCTATCGTTGCGAAAGAAAAAGTATTCCAAAGTTGGTTTGAAAATCCATTTATGCATACAACAACATTTGGAGGGAATCCGCTGGCATGTGCGGCTGCAATTGCAACAATCCATGTATTATTGGAAGAGAAATTACCAGAACGTGCTGCTGAAGTTGGGGCGTATTTCTTAAATGGATTGAAACAAGCAGCAGAAGGGCACGAGGATAAAATCTTTGAAATTCGTGGTCAAGGTTTAATGATTGGTATTGAATTCCATAAAGACGAGATTGGTTACGAAGTGTCAAAGGCAATGTTTGATCAAGGTATTCTCGTTGCTGGAACGTTAATTAACTCAAAAACAATTCGTATCGAACCATCTCTTACAATTAGTTATGAAGAGGTAGATACAGTTATTAATACGTTTAAATCTGTACTAGCGCAAGTAAAAGGAAAGTAA